A region from the Lolium perenne isolate Kyuss_39 chromosome 4, Kyuss_2.0, whole genome shotgun sequence genome encodes:
- the LOC127347432 gene encoding ankyrin repeat protein nuc-2-like — translation MAPSRRSPTARTFFGKHLATSLPPLVPNIVMNPPYPHRTAAGGKMRSQLLDAAIDGDIGSFNRFARALHKGRGHLRDTVEGVRTEDEDTRGLGALHLAAGSGKLDMCPYLVEVLGVDVDAVDHGGRTPLIQAIYNEKVNTAKYLLDQGANQDKTSDDGFTPLHCAAGLGFYKIVRQLLERGAYPDPVNGCGTPLHIVAAECDDRSMKILLDHNADYNKMLNGMTPLYFAINATSVKCVSSWLRYCNFNLLFSVAKITMRLFALFYHSIYEVSKLLLYLVYELPCADTPPICYTVAYNVYPIS, via the exons ATGGCGCCGTCGCGTCGCTCCCCTACTGCTCGCACGTTCTTCGGTAAGCATCTGGCCACCTCCCTTCCTCCCCTCGTCCCTAACATAGTAATGAACCCTCCTTACCCACACCGCACCGCAGCCGGCGGGAAGATGCGGAGCCAGCTCCTCGACGCGGCGATCGACGGCGACATTGGCTCGTTCAATA GGTTTGCGAGGGCGCTGCATAAGGGCAGGGGCCACCTCAGGGATACGGTGGAGGGGGTGAGGACGGAAGACGAGGATACGAGGGGCCTCGGGGCGCTGCACCTCGCCGCCGGCAGCGGGAAGCTAGACATGTGCCCCTACCTGGTAGAGGTATTGGGGGTCGATGTGGACGCCGTCGACCACGGAG GTAGAACACCTCTAATTCAGGCAATATACAATGAGAAAGTGAATACTGCCAAGTATCTTCTTGATCAGGGCGCCAATCAAGACAAAACCAGCGACGATGGGTTTACTCCCCTGCATTGTGCTGCTGGATTAG GATTTTATAAAATCGTCAGACAATTGCTTGAAAGAGGTGCTTATCCTGACCCTGTAAATGGTTGCGGGACACCACTTCATATTGTGGCGGCAGAATGTGATGATCGTTCTATGAAGATTTTATTGGACCACAATGCAGAT TACAACAAGATGTTAAATGGTATGACTCCTCTCTATTTTGCTATAAATGCTACCTCAGTGAAATGTGTAAGCTCTTGGTTGAGGTACTGTAACTTCAACTTACTATTTTCAGTCGCTAAAATTACTATGAGGCTGTTTGCTTTGTTCTATCATTCAATTTATGAAGTTAGCAAACTTTTGCTTTACTTGGTTTATGAGCTACCATGCGCCGATACTCCGCCGATTTGCTATACTGTGGCATATAATGTGTATCCAATATCCTGA